One Octopus sinensis linkage group LG11, ASM634580v1, whole genome shotgun sequence genomic window carries:
- the LOC115217020 gene encoding mediator of RNA polymerase II transcription subunit 6, whose protein sequence is MAEKESLGISWQNSAWIPMLNSSNVLDYFSERTNPFYDRTCNNENVKMQHLNPEQLSSMTGLEYELLHVQEPILYVIRKQHRHSPTQVTPLADYYISAGIVYQAPDLGSVVNSRMLNTVHSLQSAFTEALSYARYHPSKGYWWEFKDKEETEKSKVKDSKKKEEPSSVFQRQRVDLLLSELSKKFPPRFAAPAQPDQKDERPETKVENRMDKTDDKQNSSGTKVPPEKKPKLMR, encoded by the exons ATGGCTGAGAAAG AATCTCTTGGAATCTCCTGGCAAAATAGTGCATGGATACCCATGTTAAACTCCTCCAATGTATTGGATTATTTTTCTGAACGAACTAATCCATTCTATGATAGAACATGCAACAATGAGAATGTGAAAATGCAGCACTTAAACCCAGAGCAATTGAG CTCAATGACTGGGTTGGAATATGAGTTGCTCCATGTCCAAGAACCTATTCTCTATGTCATACGGAAACAACACCGGCATTCACCAACCCAAG ttACACCTCTTGCTGACTATTACATCAGTGCTGGTATTGTCTACCAGGCACCAGATTTAGGTTCAGTAGTCAACTCCAGAATG TTAAACACTGTTCACAGTTTGCAGTCAGCATTTACAGAAG CTCTCAGTTATGCTCGGTACCATCCATCAAAAGGATATTGGTGGGAAttcaaagataaagaagaaacag AAAAGAGTAAAGTAAAAGATTCCAAGAAAAAAGAGGAACCAAGTTCAGTATTCCAACGACAGCGAGTTGATTTACTACTTTCTGAACTGAGCAAAAAGTTCCCTCCCCGGTTTGCAGCTCCTGCACAGCCAGACCAAAAAG ATGAAAGACCTGAAACGAAAGTGGAAAATCGAATGGATAAAACTGATGATAAACAGAATTCTTCTGGAACCAAAGTTCCGCCAGAAAAGAAGCCCAAATTAATGAGATAA